One window of the Emcibacter sp. genome contains the following:
- a CDS encoding DUF3253 domain-containing protein: protein MNTEHDPSAEEMEKAEDYVISYIMEAIEGGKTASPRDVAIMISKDRGPKEAPHDYWRKYLLAVKQQAKHLARQGRISILRRGEPIDPEKMKGLVKFSKPVEGVSFPAREKSED from the coding sequence ATGAACACAGAGCACGACCCGTCAGCGGAAGAAATGGAAAAAGCCGAGGACTATGTCATCAGCTATATCATGGAAGCCATAGAGGGCGGCAAGACCGCCTCGCCCCGCGATGTGGCCATCATGATTTCAAAGGACCGGGGGCCCAAGGAAGCGCCGCATGATTATTGGCGCAAATATCTACTGGCGGTCAAGCAGCAGGCCAAACATCTGGCACGACAGGGCCGCATCAGCATCCTGCGCCGCGGCGAGCCGATCGATCCGGAAAAAATGAAGGGTCTGGTGAAATTCTCCAAGCCTGTCGAAGGTGTGAGCTTCCCGGCCAGAGAAAAATCAGAAGACTGA
- the rpoH gene encoding RNA polymerase sigma factor RpoH — protein sequence MASKDLPVLTPEGSLTRYLQEIRKFPMLKPEEEFMLAKSWREHGDTEAAHQLVTSHLRLVAKIAMGYRGYGLPIGELISEGNVGMMQAVKRFDPDRGFRLATYAMWWIRASIQEYILRSWSLVKIGTTAAQKKLFFNLRRLKGQIEAIEEGDLHPDHVTEIATKLDVSENDVVQMNRRLAGADHSLNAPMRADAEGEWMDWLVDEDTVDQETAYAENEEMDYRRDLMAEAMKGLNEREQHILTERRLKDSPSTLEELSQVYNISRERVRQIEVRAFEKLQKAMMDAAKAQQPAALTH from the coding sequence ATGGCCAGCAAAGATTTACCCGTATTAACGCCGGAAGGCAGCCTGACCAGGTATCTGCAGGAAATCCGCAAGTTTCCGATGCTGAAACCTGAAGAAGAGTTCATGCTGGCCAAGTCCTGGCGTGAGCATGGCGATACCGAGGCCGCCCACCAGCTTGTCACCTCTCACCTGCGTCTGGTGGCCAAAATCGCCATGGGCTATCGCGGTTACGGCCTGCCCATCGGTGAACTGATTTCCGAAGGCAATGTCGGCATGATGCAGGCGGTCAAGCGATTCGACCCGGATCGCGGCTTCCGGCTTGCCACCTATGCCATGTGGTGGATCCGGGCCAGCATTCAGGAATATATCCTGCGCTCCTGGTCGCTGGTCAAAATCGGCACCACCGCCGCCCAGAAAAAACTGTTTTTCAACCTGCGCCGCCTCAAGGGCCAGATCGAGGCCATCGAGGAAGGCGACCTGCATCCCGATCATGTCACCGAAATCGCCACCAAGCTTGACGTGTCGGAAAATGACGTGGTGCAGATGAACCGCCGCCTTGCCGGCGCCGACCACAGCCTCAATGCCCCCATGCGCGCCGATGCGGAAGGCGAATGGATGGACTGGCTGGTCGATGAGGATACTGTCGACCAGGAAACCGCCTATGCGGAAAACGAGGAAATGGATTACCGCCGTGACCTGATGGCCGAGGCCATGAAGGGCCTCAACGAGCGCGAACAGCATATCCTGACCGAACGGCGCCTGAAGGACAGCCCGTCAACCCTGGAGGAACTCAGCCAGGTTTACAACATCAGCCGCGAGCGGGTCCGCCAGATCGAGGTCCGGGCGTTCGAAAAACTTCAGAAAGCGATGATGGATGCGGCCAAGGCCCAGCAGCCCGCCGCCCTCACACACTGA
- a CDS encoding LysE family translocator has protein sequence MSPVYLLWGILIGIIVAAPMGPVNILCIRRTLTHGPMNGFVIGMGAALADTIFGAIAAFGLAGVTHLLNSYSLWVELIGGVILLAVGLRIWNSHPHLTDAKDDTGDRIKASVGAFLLTITNPMTILGFVAIFAGLGLGNMAKTPINGLFLVAGVLLGSALWWFVLTEGVAHMKKKLTDDHLLWINRGCGIIVLGFGLWALGKNIPLIL, from the coding sequence ATGTCGCCAGTTTATCTTTTATGGGGAATCCTCATCGGTATCATTGTCGCCGCGCCCATGGGCCCGGTCAATATCCTTTGTATCCGGCGAACCCTCACTCACGGCCCCATGAACGGATTTGTTATCGGCATGGGGGCCGCTCTGGCCGACACCATCTTTGGCGCCATTGCCGCCTTTGGCCTTGCCGGGGTGACCCATCTTCTCAACAGCTACAGCCTGTGGGTGGAACTGATCGGCGGCGTGATCCTGCTGGCGGTGGGGCTCAGGATCTGGAACAGCCATCCGCACCTGACCGATGCGAAGGATGATACCGGCGACCGCATCAAGGCCTCGGTCGGGGCCTTTCTGCTGACCATTACCAATCCCATGACCATCCTGGGGTTTGTCGCCATCTTCGCCGGTCTCGGTCTTGGCAATATGGCCAAGACCCCGATCAATGGCCTGTTTCTGGTGGCCGGCGTTCTGCTGGGCTCGGCCCTCTGGTGGTTCGTGCTCACCGAGGGCGTCGCCCATATGAAAAAGAAGCTGACCGACGATCACCTTTTATGGATCAACCGGGGCTGCGGGATCATTGTGCTTGGTTTTGGCCTGTGGGCTCTGGGTAAGAATATTCCCCTGATTTTATAG
- the cysQ gene encoding 3'(2'),5'-bisphosphate nucleotidase CysQ: MTDQPVDFQKLADVLVPTAIRAGQKIMEIYAQDFEVVFKDDTSPVTVADEAAEKIILADLAPLTPEIPVVAEESAAAGNIPDVDNRFWLVDPLDGTKEFIKKGSDFTVNIALVENRLPVFGIVYAPALGKLYLAKSAGEALIMDVSDDGVTSNATPITVRDVPEDGIVGVASKSHRDDATNDFLDRYGITDTKSIGSSLKFCLVASAEADIYPRFGPTMEWDTGAGHAVLRAAGGDVVNPDGSPFLYGKVDFRNGPFIANGKVEL; this comes from the coding sequence ATGACCGACCAGCCTGTTGATTTTCAAAAACTTGCAGATGTGCTTGTGCCCACCGCCATCCGGGCCGGGCAAAAAATCATGGAGATTTACGCCCAGGATTTCGAAGTGGTTTTCAAGGACGATACGTCACCGGTCACGGTCGCCGATGAAGCAGCGGAAAAAATCATTCTGGCGGATCTGGCTCCCCTCACCCCGGAAATCCCTGTGGTCGCTGAGGAAAGTGCCGCCGCCGGAAACATTCCCGATGTCGACAATCGGTTCTGGCTGGTCGATCCGCTGGACGGCACCAAGGAATTTATCAAAAAGGGATCGGACTTTACGGTCAACATCGCCCTGGTGGAAAACCGCCTGCCGGTGTTCGGCATTGTCTATGCCCCGGCACTGGGCAAGCTCTATCTGGCCAAATCGGCAGGCGAAGCCCTGATCATGGATGTGAGCGATGACGGCGTGACGTCAAATGCAACCCCGATCACCGTGCGCGATGTGCCCGAGGACGGTATTGTCGGTGTCGCCAGCAAGTCCCACCGGGACGACGCGACCAACGATTTTCTCGACAGATACGGCATCACGGATACCAAATCCATCGGCAGTTCGCTGAAATTCTGCCTTGTGGCCAGCGCCGAGGCGGATATCTACCCCCGTTTCGGCCCGACCATGGAATGGGATACCGGCGCCGGTCATGCGGTGCTGCGGGCGGCCGGCGGCGATGTGGTCAATCCGGACGGCTCCCCGTTCCTCTATGGCAAGGTTGACTTCCGCAACGGCCCGTTCATCGCCAACGGCAAGGTGGAACTATAA
- a CDS encoding chemotaxis protein CheW, which yields MTSSVNNNDFVTIRLAGQLCGIPVLTVHDVLSSQKITRIPLAPSSVAGVLNLRGRIVTAINLRKRLGLPEVGDDCQKMSVVVEYVGEPYSLLIDNIGDVLSLPEESYERNPVTLDACWQEVSGGIYRLEKELLVILDVEKLLNYGADQAVAA from the coding sequence ATGACCAGCAGTGTAAATAACAATGATTTTGTAACCATTCGTCTTGCCGGACAATTGTGCGGCATTCCGGTTCTCACCGTTCATGATGTATTGTCTTCCCAGAAGATCACCAGGATTCCCCTGGCACCAAGTTCTGTGGCCGGTGTGCTGAACCTGCGGGGACGGATTGTAACGGCAATTAACCTGCGCAAACGCCTGGGACTGCCGGAAGTCGGCGATGATTGCCAGAAAATGAGTGTCGTTGTTGAATATGTAGGCGAACCATACAGCCTTCTGATCGACAATATCGGGGATGTGCTTTCACTGCCGGAAGAATCCTATGAACGCAATCCGGTGACACTGGATGCCTGTTGGCAGGAAGTATCCGGCGGGATTTACCGCCTGGAGAAAGAACTTCTCGTTATTCTGGATGTAGAAAAATTATTAAATTATGGGGCCGATCAAGCTGTCGCAGCATAA
- a CDS encoding response regulator, with protein sequence MKSCLVVDDSKVIRKVARRILEELSFEVVEAVDGQDALDACKRSMPDVVLLDWNMPVMNGLDYLKALRSTDGGDGPVVVFCTTENDMSHISAAISAGADEYIMKPFDREIIESKFSQVGLI encoded by the coding sequence ATGAAATCCTGTCTTGTAGTCGATGATTCAAAAGTCATCAGAAAAGTCGCAAGGAGAATTCTGGAAGAACTCAGCTTTGAAGTGGTCGAAGCCGTAGATGGACAGGACGCGCTTGACGCTTGCAAACGATCCATGCCGGATGTGGTTCTGCTGGACTGGAATATGCCGGTCATGAATGGTCTTGATTATCTGAAGGCTCTCAGAAGTACCGATGGTGGTGACGGACCTGTTGTCGTTTTCTGTACGACCGAGAATGATATGAGTCACATCAGCGCCGCAATTTCCGCCGGCGCCGACGAATATATTATGAAACCCTTTGACCGTGAAATTATTGAATCAAAATTTTCCCAGGTAGGTTTAATTTAA
- a CDS encoding N-acetyltransferase gives MSAIMNIRETETADLPVIMDIHRRAFGGEAEAELVRDLLADPTARPLLSLLAEGDAGPLGHVLFTSVRLAETVRGEEPVASLSILCPLAVVPEAQGQGVGGDLVRCGLEVLADVGAGLVFVLGHPGYYPRFGFTPAGRQGFATPYPIAEENADAWMVLALQPGLTGKLQGRVIGADSLMKPEYWVE, from the coding sequence ATGAGCGCGATTATGAATATCCGGGAAACCGAAACCGCCGACCTGCCGGTCATTATGGACATTCACCGCCGGGCCTTCGGCGGTGAGGCCGAGGCGGAGCTTGTCCGCGACCTGCTGGCCGATCCCACGGCCCGGCCGCTGCTGTCGCTGCTGGCGGAGGGGGACGCGGGGCCGCTCGGCCATGTCCTGTTTACCTCGGTCCGGCTGGCCGAGACCGTGCGCGGGGAGGAGCCTGTAGCCTCATTGTCGATCCTCTGTCCGCTGGCGGTAGTGCCGGAGGCCCAGGGACAGGGTGTGGGCGGCGATCTGGTCCGCTGCGGGCTCGAGGTGCTGGCCGATGTCGGCGCCGGCCTGGTTTTTGTGCTCGGCCATCCCGGCTATTACCCCCGCTTCGGCTTTACGCCTGCCGGCCGGCAGGGATTCGCGACTCCTTACCCGATCGCCGAAGAGAATGCCGACGCCTGGATGGTGCTGGCCTTGCAGCCCGGGCTGACCGGTAAATTACAGGGCCGGGTGATCGGCGCCGATAGCCTGATGAAGCCGGAATATTGGGTGGAATAG
- a CDS encoding chemotaxis response regulator protein-glutamate methylesterase — MVVDDSAVVRGLIAKWLGDDPAVEVVATASNGEMALKNLAAADPEIVVLDIEMPVMDGLTALPKILEHSSEIQVLMSSTLTKRNAEISMRALSMGAADYVSKPESTREVTTSLSFQQELVGKVVNLAAARRLQKGGKVYKAGKSSSLNEDILPQVSSRGAIAKRKMSSTLPRIIGVGSSTGGPQALLKFLNSVKDELRLPILITQHMPPAFTNILAEHLARASGLPCKQAEDGDVIHTGHVYVAPGDYHMIVVNEGGKKIIRLNQDPPVNFCRPAVDPLFASLAGTFGSAVLGVILTGMGHDGLKGSQDIVDAGGTIIAQDEATSIVWGMPGAVSQAGLCSAVLPLDDIGAKVIDITTGEAL, encoded by the coding sequence ATGGTGGTTGATGATTCTGCTGTAGTCAGGGGACTTATCGCCAAGTGGCTCGGGGATGACCCGGCCGTCGAGGTAGTGGCCACAGCCAGCAACGGGGAGATGGCTCTGAAAAATCTGGCCGCCGCCGATCCTGAAATCGTGGTCCTGGATATCGAGATGCCTGTCATGGATGGATTGACAGCCTTGCCGAAAATCCTTGAGCACAGTTCTGAAATACAGGTTCTGATGTCCTCAACTCTTACAAAACGCAATGCAGAGATAAGTATGCGCGCCCTGTCCATGGGAGCCGCTGACTATGTTTCAAAACCGGAAAGCACCCGCGAAGTTACCACATCCCTGAGTTTCCAGCAGGAACTGGTCGGAAAAGTGGTTAATCTGGCTGCGGCCCGCCGGCTGCAAAAAGGCGGCAAGGTATACAAGGCGGGAAAATCAAGCAGCCTGAACGAAGATATATTACCGCAGGTGTCCAGTCGGGGCGCAATCGCAAAACGCAAAATGTCCTCCACGCTGCCCAGAATCATTGGTGTCGGAAGCTCGACAGGAGGGCCCCAGGCGCTTCTGAAATTCCTGAATTCCGTGAAGGATGAGCTCAGGCTGCCGATTCTGATTACCCAGCATATGCCGCCAGCATTTACCAATATTCTGGCGGAGCATCTGGCACGGGCCTCCGGTCTGCCCTGCAAACAGGCGGAAGACGGAGATGTCATTCATACCGGGCATGTTTATGTCGCGCCCGGTGACTATCATATGATTGTCGTCAATGAAGGCGGGAAAAAGATCATCAGACTGAACCAGGACCCGCCGGTAAATTTCTGTCGACCTGCTGTCGATCCTTTGTTCGCCAGCCTGGCCGGAACTTTCGGCTCGGCGGTCCTTGGCGTTATCCTGACCGGCATGGGCCATGACGGTCTTAAAGGCTCTCAGGATATTGTGGATGCCGGAGGAACTATTATCGCACAGGATGAAGCAACCAGCATCGTCTGGGGAATGCCGGGGGCGGTTAGCCAGGCAGGTCTTTGCAGCGCAGTGTTGCCGCTGGATGACATTGGGGCGAAAGTTATCGATATTACCACGGGAGAAGCACTATGA
- a CDS encoding chemotaxis protein CheW produces MDDLLNEFLTETAESIDVVDVELVTLEQDPNNKSVLDNIFRLVHTIKGTCGFLGLPRLESVAHAAENVLGKFRDGELVVTPDAVTLILASLDRIKEILAGLEATEEEPSGDDSEIIGKLNAMASGEAAPAAPAPVVKAEPEPEPEFVEREIVSSVGKVPGEVSLEELEAAFNAAPGPDDIEPEEEPQAEEPVSAEAEADVPEQEEVKEVAAAKGKTGNEPSVANQSIRVNVQLLEDLMNMVSELVLTRNQLMQILRRYGDSEFSIPLQRLSQCTTELQEGVMKTRMQPIGNAWAKLPRIIRDLQVELGKKIDLQMLGADTELDRQVLELIKDPLTHMVRNSADHGIEMPADRKAKGKKQTGTIRLNAFHEGGHIIIDITDDGAGLPVEKLKAKALKNELATEAELAEMSDQQIQKFIFHAGFSTAEKVTSVSGRGVGMDVVRSNIEKIGGTIDLKSIEGKGTSFSIKIPLTLAIVSALIVKSREERFAIPQISVLELVRTSDDSEHRIEYINETPVLRLRDRLLPLVYLEKILGFGGQDGEEEVERKEDFIVITQVGAFTFGIVVDQVFDTEEIVVKPVAPILRDLNIYSGNTILGDGSVIMILDPNGIASETGDALSDLSDSEVAEDENMAIANVFNEKEAILLFRAGDKAQRAVPLSLVARLEEVDAENIETSDGKPVVQYRGQLMPLIKPSENVQIRESGRQPVLVFADGDRTMGLMVDEIVDILEDRIEVELSSKVEGQIGTAVINGKATEVIDVAHYIEKAFGKVHGTGNADKTKDRQHILLVDDSPFFLNMIRPLLSAAGYNITAVSTAAEALALRDKGRQYDVIISDIEMPEIDGFSFAEKVRKDGAWQDIPLVALSSRSTPQDFERGREVGFNDYVTKLDRDMLLETITQQIGNKMTAA; encoded by the coding sequence ATGGATGATCTGTTAAACGAGTTTCTGACGGAAACAGCAGAAAGCATTGATGTTGTGGATGTCGAACTGGTCACCCTCGAGCAGGACCCCAACAATAAATCGGTTCTGGATAATATTTTCCGGCTTGTGCACACTATTAAAGGTACCTGTGGTTTTCTGGGCCTGCCGCGGCTTGAATCGGTTGCCCATGCAGCCGAGAATGTGCTTGGAAAATTCAGGGACGGCGAACTGGTGGTGACACCGGATGCGGTGACCCTCATTCTGGCGTCTCTCGACCGGATCAAGGAAATCCTCGCCGGGCTTGAAGCGACGGAAGAGGAACCTTCAGGGGACGATAGCGAGATCATCGGAAAACTGAACGCAATGGCCTCCGGTGAGGCGGCACCTGCTGCGCCGGCTCCTGTTGTCAAGGCCGAACCGGAACCCGAACCCGAGTTTGTGGAGCGTGAAATCGTTTCCAGCGTCGGCAAGGTGCCGGGTGAAGTTTCGCTGGAAGAACTGGAAGCTGCCTTCAATGCGGCGCCCGGACCGGACGATATCGAGCCGGAAGAAGAGCCCCAGGCTGAGGAGCCGGTATCGGCTGAAGCAGAAGCTGATGTTCCGGAACAGGAAGAAGTCAAGGAAGTGGCGGCTGCCAAAGGCAAGACCGGCAACGAACCCAGTGTTGCGAACCAGAGCATTCGTGTAAACGTCCAGCTGCTTGAAGACCTGATGAATATGGTCAGCGAGCTGGTATTGACCCGTAACCAGCTGATGCAGATCCTGCGTCGCTACGGGGATTCAGAATTTTCCATTCCGCTGCAGCGTCTGAGCCAGTGTACTACCGAACTGCAGGAAGGGGTTATGAAAACCCGCATGCAGCCGATCGGGAACGCCTGGGCCAAATTGCCGCGCATCATTCGCGACCTGCAGGTGGAACTTGGCAAGAAAATCGACCTGCAGATGCTCGGGGCCGACACTGAACTGGACCGTCAGGTTCTTGAGCTGATCAAGGATCCGCTGACCCATATGGTCAGAAACTCTGCCGACCATGGTATCGAAATGCCTGCCGACCGTAAGGCAAAAGGCAAGAAGCAAACCGGTACAATTCGCCTGAACGCTTTCCATGAAGGCGGCCATATCATCATCGACATCACTGATGACGGCGCTGGCCTGCCTGTTGAAAAACTGAAGGCAAAGGCCCTGAAGAACGAGCTGGCAACAGAAGCCGAACTGGCGGAAATGTCCGATCAGCAGATTCAGAAGTTTATTTTCCACGCCGGTTTCTCAACAGCTGAAAAAGTGACCAGCGTTTCCGGACGTGGCGTCGGTATGGATGTAGTACGCAGCAATATCGAGAAAATCGGCGGCACCATCGACCTGAAATCCATCGAGGGCAAGGGCACCAGCTTCTCCATCAAGATTCCGCTGACCCTGGCTATCGTATCCGCCCTGATTGTCAAATCCCGCGAAGAGCGTTTTGCCATTCCGCAGATCAGTGTTCTGGAACTTGTCCGCACCTCTGACGATTCCGAGCATCGAATTGAATATATTAACGAAACACCTGTTCTGCGACTGCGTGACCGTCTTCTGCCGCTTGTTTATCTTGAGAAAATCCTCGGCTTTGGCGGACAGGACGGCGAAGAAGAAGTTGAAAGAAAAGAAGACTTTATTGTCATCACCCAGGTTGGCGCCTTTACCTTTGGTATTGTCGTTGACCAGGTCTTCGACACGGAAGAAATCGTGGTGAAACCGGTGGCGCCAATTCTGCGTGATCTGAATATTTACTCAGGAAACACCATTCTGGGCGACGGTAGTGTGATCATGATCCTTGATCCGAACGGCATTGCTTCTGAAACAGGTGACGCACTTTCCGACCTGTCTGACAGTGAAGTTGCCGAGGATGAAAACATGGCAATTGCCAACGTCTTTAACGAAAAAGAAGCCATCCTTCTGTTCCGGGCCGGTGACAAGGCTCAGCGCGCAGTACCGCTGTCGCTGGTCGCCCGCCTTGAAGAGGTTGACGCCGAGAATATTGAAACCTCTGACGGCAAGCCGGTTGTGCAGTATCGCGGTCAGCTTATGCCGCTGATCAAGCCGTCTGAAAATGTTCAGATCCGCGAAAGCGGTCGCCAGCCGGTTCTGGTTTTTGCCGACGGTGACCGGACCATGGGTCTGATGGTGGACGAGATTGTCGATATTCTGGAAGATCGCATTGAGGTGGAACTGTCCTCCAAGGTGGAAGGCCAGATCGGCACAGCCGTGATCAATGGCAAGGCGACAGAAGTTATCGATGTGGCCCATTATATTGAAAAGGCCTTCGGTAAGGTCCATGGAACCGGGAATGCCGACAAGACAAAAGATCGTCAGCACATCCTGCTCGTGGACGACAGCCCGTTCTTTCTCAACATGATCCGTCCGCTGCTCAGCGCAGCCGGTTACAACATCACTGCGGTCAGCACAGCTGCCGAGGCCCTCGCCCTGCGCGACAAGGGACGCCAGTATGATGTGATCATCAGCGACATCGAAATGCCTGAGATCGACGGTTTCTCCTTTGCCGAGAAAGTCCGCAAGGACGGTGCATGGCAGGATATTCCGCTGGTGGCGTTGTCCTCCCGCTCGACACCTCAGGATTTTGAGCGTGGACGTGAGGTCGGTTTCAACGACTATGTGACAAAACTGGACCGTGACATGCTGCTGGAAACCATTACCCAGCAGATCGGTAACAAGATGACAGCAGCCTAG
- a CDS encoding RluA family pseudouridine synthase, with product MTNNDPETYELTVEDEDKGLRLDKFLATHLPEISRSRLKQLITESQVLIGPENNQQTIDDPSHRVKPDERFQVKIPDLTEPDPEGEDIPLDIVYEDDDLIVLNKQAGMVVHPAPGSRAGTLVNALIHHCGDSLSGINGVKRPGIVHRIDKDTSGLMVVAKSDKAHKKLAKQFANHSMERAYLAVVWGVPNPADGMIEANIGRDPKNRLRMGVVETGGKYALTNYRVIRRLEPPRQVQKTGGGKKIRAAALPPSISLVQCELETGRTHQVRVHMAAAGHPLIGDPLYGRQNPPIRNFSEKARAAVLGFKRQALHAYVIGFKHPVTGEHLKFESELPNDMKRLITALES from the coding sequence ATGACAAACAATGATCCTGAAACATATGAATTGACGGTTGAAGACGAGGACAAGGGCCTGCGTCTGGATAAATTTCTGGCCACCCATCTGCCGGAGATCAGCCGTTCACGCCTGAAGCAGCTGATTACCGAAAGCCAGGTTCTCATCGGCCCGGAAAATAATCAGCAGACAATAGACGACCCGTCCCACCGGGTCAAACCGGATGAGCGATTCCAGGTCAAAATTCCCGACCTGACCGAGCCCGACCCGGAAGGCGAGGATATCCCGCTCGATATCGTCTATGAAGACGACGACCTGATCGTGCTCAACAAACAGGCCGGCATGGTGGTTCACCCGGCCCCGGGCAGCCGCGCCGGCACCCTGGTCAACGCCCTGATCCATCACTGCGGCGACAGCCTGTCCGGCATCAACGGGGTCAAGCGCCCCGGCATCGTCCACCGCATCGACAAGGACACCAGCGGCCTGATGGTGGTGGCCAAGTCCGACAAGGCGCACAAGAAACTGGCCAAACAATTCGCCAACCACAGCATGGAGCGGGCTTACCTCGCCGTGGTCTGGGGCGTGCCCAACCCGGCCGACGGCATGATCGAGGCCAATATCGGCCGCGACCCGAAAAACCGCCTGCGCATGGGCGTGGTTGAGACCGGCGGCAAATACGCCCTGACCAATTACCGGGTCATCCGCCGGCTGGAACCGCCGCGCCAGGTGCAGAAAACCGGTGGCGGCAAGAAAATCAGGGCCGCGGCCCTGCCGCCCAGTATTTCTCTGGTGCAGTGCGAACTGGAAACCGGCCGCACCCACCAGGTGCGCGTTCATATGGCGGCCGCCGGTCATCCACTGATCGGTGATCCGCTCTATGGCCGGCAAAACCCGCCGATCAGGAATTTCTCGGAAAAGGCCCGCGCCGCCGTGCTCGGCTTCAAGCGCCAGGCCCTTCACGCTTATGTGATCGGATTCAAGCATCCTGTGACCGGCGAACACTTGAAATTCGAAAGCGAACTCCCAAATGACATGAAACGCCTTATTACTGCCCTTGAATCCTGA
- a CDS encoding DUF6265 family protein codes for MLKNFRLFLLVMCLLPALPATFARAAPSPCSLEDLDWFLGNWSLGDGKSRTIERWQRSGPDSFTGLGRTTDLATGQISFQENILLRQQPDGIFYIVMASQNEEPVSFRLTACGEKEAVFENPDHDFPTRIHYRLIDGALRADVRGPDGEGFEITFGRDK; via the coding sequence ATGTTGAAAAATTTCCGCCTGTTCCTGCTTGTCATGTGTCTCCTGCCCGCCCTCCCTGCGACTTTTGCCCGGGCGGCCCCTTCCCCCTGCAGCCTTGAGGACCTCGACTGGTTCCTCGGCAACTGGTCGCTGGGCGATGGAAAAAGCCGGACCATTGAACGCTGGCAACGATCAGGCCCCGACAGCTTTACCGGCCTCGGCCGGACCACGGACCTCGCGACAGGGCAGATCAGCTTTCAGGAAAATATCCTGCTGCGGCAACAACCGGACGGCATTTTCTATATCGTCATGGCCTCCCAGAATGAAGAACCGGTGTCTTTCCGCCTGACCGCCTGCGGGGAAAAGGAAGCCGTCTTTGAAAACCCGGATCATGATTTTCCGACCAGAATCCATTACCGGCTTATTGACGGCGCCTTAAGGGCGGATGTGCGCGGCCCCGACGGGGAGGGTTTCGAGATCACCTTCGGGCGGGATAAATAG
- a CDS encoding M67 family metallopeptidase encodes MTLRLPQRCLDRMKAAGAAAYPHEACGLLVGEGEEVLEVVPADNVADQPGKAFEIDPEVLLHWQKKLRGSAQRILGHYHSHPDHPADPSKRDRARIYEDGLVWAILSVTEDGAGEINFYRAGQGDFTPLEVSVF; translated from the coding sequence ATGACCCTGCGCCTTCCCCAACGCTGTCTTGACCGGATGAAGGCTGCGGGGGCGGCGGCGTATCCCCATGAAGCCTGTGGGCTTCTGGTTGGTGAGGGGGAGGAAGTTCTGGAAGTGGTGCCGGCGGACAATGTGGCGGATCAGCCGGGTAAGGCCTTTGAGATTGATCCGGAAGTTCTTTTGCACTGGCAGAAAAAACTGCGCGGCAGTGCCCAAAGGATTCTCGGCCATTATCACAGTCATCCCGACCATCCGGCAGATCCGTCAAAGCGGGACCGGGCCCGGATCTATGAAGACGGGCTGGTCTGGGCGATCCTGTCGGTGACAGAGGACGGCGCCGGGGAAATCAATTTTTACAGGGCCGGGCAGGGGGACTTCACCCCTCTCGAGGTTTCAGTCTTCTGA
- a CDS encoding histidine phosphotransferase family protein has protein sequence MKDIEFAALLCSRLCHDLISPVGAIANGIEILADEDDEMMRTEVLKLLDQSASQTSNRLQFFRLAFGAAGGFGEKVPLDEAKKAARALFAASKVEVDWKSQVGVMNKDAIKLMLNMVLLAGESLIRGGQMTVEIEDLTESILINITVTGDKVIFQDKINDALLEDVDDQDIEPKTAPAFLARNVAKKIGANISKTSHNEQSFSLSASYPVNR, from the coding sequence ATGAAAGACATCGAATTCGCCGCCCTGCTTTGTTCAAGACTTTGCCATGACCTGATCAGCCCGGTGGGCGCCATTGCCAACGGCATTGAAATACTGGCGGATGAAGATGACGAGATGATGCGGACCGAAGTTCTCAAGCTTCTGGACCAGAGTGCCTCCCAGACCTCCAACCGCCTGCAGTTTTTCAGGCTTGCCTTTGGCGCGGCCGGCGGATTTGGCGAGAAAGTGCCTCTGGATGAGGCGAAAAAGGCCGCCCGGGCTTTGTTTGCGGCGTCAAAAGTTGAGGTCGACTGGAAGTCCCAGGTGGGTGTCATGAACAAGGACGCCATCAAACTGATGCTGAATATGGTGCTGCTGGCCGGGGAGAGTCTGATCCGCGGCGGCCAGATGACGGTCGAAATCGAGGATCTGACCGAAAGCATTCTGATCAACATTACAGTGACCGGTGACAAGGTGATTTTCCAGGACAAGATCAATGATGCGCTACTGGAAGATGTTGATGATCAGGACATCGAACCAAAAACCGCGCCGGCCTTTCTGGCGAGGAATGTGGCGAAAAAAATCGGGGCAAATATCAGCAAAACCTCACATAATGAACAGAGTTTTTCTCTTTCTGCCTCATATCCGGTGAACCGCTAG